A portion of the Bubalus kerabau isolate K-KA32 ecotype Philippines breed swamp buffalo chromosome 1, PCC_UOA_SB_1v2, whole genome shotgun sequence genome contains these proteins:
- the USP5 gene encoding ubiquitin carboxyl-terminal hydrolase 5 isoform X3 — MAELSEEALLSVLPTIRVPKAGDRVHKDECAFSFDTPESEGGLYICMNTFLGFGKQYVERHFNKTGQRVYLHLRRTRRPKEEDATAGTGDPPRKKPTRLAIGVEGGFDLNEEKFEYDEDVKIVILPDYLEIARDGLGGLPDIVRDRVTSAVEALLSADSASRKQEVQAWDGEVRQVSKHAFNLKQLDNPARIPPCGWKCSKCDMRENLWLNLTDGSILCGRRYFDGSGGNNHAVEHFRETGYPLAVKLGTITPDGADVYSYDEDDMVLDPNLAEHLSHFGIDMLKMQKTDKTMTELEIDMNQRIGEWELIQESAVPLKPLSGPGYTGIRNLGNSCYLNSVVQVLFSIPDFQRKYVDKLEKIFQNAPTDPTQDFSTQVAKLGHGLLSGEYSKPAPESGDGEQVTEQKEVQDGIAPRMFKALIGKGHPEFSTNRQQDAQEFFLHLINMVERNCRSSENPNEVFRFLVEEKIKCLATEKVKYTQRVDYIMQLPVPMDAALNKEELLEYEEKKRQAEEEKLPLPELVRAQVPFSSCLEAYGAPEQVDDFWSTALQAKSVAVKTTRFASFPDYLVIQIKKFTFGLDWVPKKLDVSIEMPEELDISQLRGTGLQPGEEELPDIAPPLVTPDEPKAPMLDESVIIQLVEMGFPMDACRKAVYYTGNSGAEAAMNWVMSHMDDPDFANPLILPGSSGPGSTSAAADPPPEDCVTTIVSMGFSRDQALKALRATNNGLERAVDWIFSHIDDLDAEAAMDISEGRSAADSISESIPVGPKVRDGPGKYQLFAFISHMGTSTMCGHYVCHIKKEGRWVIYNDQKVCASEKPPKDLGYIYFYQRVAS, encoded by the exons ATGGCGGAGCTGAGTGAGGAGGCGCTGCTGTCAGTATTACCGACGATCCGGGTCCCCAAGGCTGGAGACCGGGTCCACAAAGACGAGTGCGCCTTCTCCTTCGACACACCG GAGTCTGAGGGTGGCCTCTACATCTGCATGAACACATTCCTgggctttggaaaacagtatgtggAGAGACATTTTAACAAGACTGGCCAGCGCGTCTACCTGCACCTCCGGCGGACCCGGCGCCCG AAAGAGGAAGATGCGACCGCAGGCACTGGAGACCCTCCCCGCAAGAAACCCACCCGACTGGCCATCG GTGTCGAAGGCGGGTTTGACCTCAACGAGGAGAAGTTTGAATACGATGAGGATGTAAAGATCGTCATTCTGCCGGATTACCTGGAAATAGCCCGGGATGGGCTAGGGGGACTGCCCGACATTGTCAGAGATCGG GTGACCAGCGCGGTGGAGGCCCTCCTATCAGCCGACTCAGCCTCCCGCAAGCAGGAGGTGCAGGCCTGGGATGGGGAAGTGCGACAGGTGTCTAAGCATGCCTTCAACCTCAAGCAGCTGGACAACCCTGCTCGGATCCCTCCCTG TGGCTGGAAGTGCTCCAAGTGCGACATGCGGGAGAACCTGTGGCTCAACCTCACGGATGGCTCCATCCTGTGTGGCCGGCGCTACTTCGACGGCAGCGGGGGCAACAACCACGCTGTGGAGCACTTCCGGGAGACGGGCTACCCCCTGGCCGTCAAGCTGGGCACCATCACTCCCGACGGAGCTG ATGTGTACTCATACGACGAGGACGACATGGTCCTGGATCCCAATCTGGCCGAGCACCTGTCCCACTTTGGTATCGACATGCTGAAGATGCAGAAG ACGGACAAGACGATGACGGAGCTGGAGATAGACATGAACCAGCGCATCGGTGAGTGGGAGCTGATCCAGGAGTCAGCGGTGCCGCTCAAGCCGCTGTCCGGGCCCGGCTACACTGGCATCCGCAACCTGGGCAACAGCTGCTACCTCAACTCGGTGGTCCAGGTGCTCTTCAGCATCCCCGACTTCCAGAGGAA GTACGTGGATAAGCTGGAAAAGATCTTCCAGAATGCCCCAACGGACCCCACCCAGGACTTCAGCACCCAGGT GGCCAAGCTGGGCCACGGGCTGCTCTCGGGGGAGTATTCCAAGCCAGCACCAGAGTCGGGCGATGGGGAGCAGGTAACAGAGCAGAAG GAAGTCCAAGATGGCATTGCCCCTCGGATGTTCAAGGCCCTCATTGGCAAGGGTCACCCCGAGTTCTCCACCAACCGGCAGCAGGATGCCCAAGAGTTCTTCCTGCACCTTATCAACATGGTGGAG AGGAATTGCCGGAGCTCCGAAAATCCTAATGAAGTGTTCCGCTTCCTGGTGGAGGAAAAGATCAAGTGCCTGGCCACAGAGAAGGTGAAGTACACCCAGCGAGTGGACTACATCATGCAGCTGCCTGTGCCCATGGACGCGGCCCTGAACAAAG AGGAGCTTCTGGAGTATGAGGAGAAGAAGCGGCAAGCTGAAGAGGAGAAGCTGCCTCTGCCTGAGCTGGTTCGGGCCCAGGTGCCCTTTAGCTCCTGCCTGGAGGCCTACGGCGCCCCCGAGCAGGTGGACGACTTCTGGAGCACGGCCCTGCAGGCCAAGTCAGTCGCCGTCAA GACCACACGATTTGCCTCATTCCCCGACTACCTGGTCATCCAGATCAAGAAGTTCACCTTCGGCTTGGACTGGGTGCCCAAGAAACTGG ATGTGTCCATCGAGATGCCCGAGGAGCTAGACATCTCCCAGCTGAGGGGCACAGGGCTGCAGCCTGGAGAGGAGGAGCTGCCCGACATTGCCCCACCCCTGGTCACTCCGGATGAGCCCAAAG CGCCCATGTTGGATGAGTCGGTCATCATCCAGCTAGTGGAGATGGGCTTCCCCATGGACGCCTGCCGCAAAGCCGTCTACTACACCGGCAACAGCGGGGCCGAGGCCGCCATGAACTGGGTCATGTCACACATGGACGACCCGG ATTTTGCAAACCCCCTCATCCTGCCTGGCTCCAGCGGGCCTGGCTCCACGAGTGCAGCCGCTGACCCCCCGCCGGAGGACTGTGTGACCACCATCGTCTCCATGGGCTTCTCCCGGGACCAGGCCCTGAAAGCCCTGCGGGCCACG aaCAACGGTTTAGAACGGGCTGTGGACTGGATCTTCAGTCACATCGATGACCTGGACGCAGAAGCTGCCATGGACATCTCAGAGGGCCGCTCGGCTGCCGACTCCATCTCCGAGTCCATACCAGTGGGACCTAAAGTCCGGGATGGTCCTGGAA
- the USP5 gene encoding ubiquitin carboxyl-terminal hydrolase 5 isoform X1 produces the protein MAELSEEALLSVLPTIRVPKAGDRVHKDECAFSFDTPESEGGLYICMNTFLGFGKQYVERHFNKTGQRVYLHLRRTRRPKEEDATAGTGDPPRKKPTRLAIGVEGGFDLNEEKFEYDEDVKIVILPDYLEIARDGLGGLPDIVRDRVTSAVEALLSADSASRKQEVQAWDGEVRQVSKHAFNLKQLDNPARIPPCGWKCSKCDMRENLWLNLTDGSILCGRRYFDGSGGNNHAVEHFRETGYPLAVKLGTITPDGADVYSYDEDDMVLDPNLAEHLSHFGIDMLKMQKTDKTMTELEIDMNQRIGEWELIQESAVPLKPLSGPGYTGIRNLGNSCYLNSVVQVLFSIPDFQRKYVDKLEKIFQNAPTDPTQDFSTQVAKLGHGLLSGEYSKPAPESGDGEQVTEQKEVQDGIAPRMFKALIGKGHPEFSTNRQQDAQEFFLHLINMVERNCRSSENPNEVFRFLVEEKIKCLATEKVKYTQRVDYIMQLPVPMDAALNKEELLEYEEKKRQAEEEKLPLPELVRAQVPFSSCLEAYGAPEQVDDFWSTALQAKSVAVKTTRFASFPDYLVIQIKKFTFGLDWVPKKLDVSIEMPEELDISQLRGTGLQPGEEELPDIAPPLVTPDEPKGSLGFYGNEDEDSFCSPHFSSPTSPMLDESVIIQLVEMGFPMDACRKAVYYTGNSGAEAAMNWVMSHMDDPDFANPLILPGSSGPGSTSAAADPPPEDCVTTIVSMGFSRDQALKALRATNNGLERAVDWIFSHIDDLDAEAAMDISEGRSAADSISESIPVGPKVRDGPGKYQLFAFISHMGTSTMCGHYVCHIKKEGRWVIYNDQKVCASEKPPKDLGYIYFYQRVAS, from the exons ATGGCGGAGCTGAGTGAGGAGGCGCTGCTGTCAGTATTACCGACGATCCGGGTCCCCAAGGCTGGAGACCGGGTCCACAAAGACGAGTGCGCCTTCTCCTTCGACACACCG GAGTCTGAGGGTGGCCTCTACATCTGCATGAACACATTCCTgggctttggaaaacagtatgtggAGAGACATTTTAACAAGACTGGCCAGCGCGTCTACCTGCACCTCCGGCGGACCCGGCGCCCG AAAGAGGAAGATGCGACCGCAGGCACTGGAGACCCTCCCCGCAAGAAACCCACCCGACTGGCCATCG GTGTCGAAGGCGGGTTTGACCTCAACGAGGAGAAGTTTGAATACGATGAGGATGTAAAGATCGTCATTCTGCCGGATTACCTGGAAATAGCCCGGGATGGGCTAGGGGGACTGCCCGACATTGTCAGAGATCGG GTGACCAGCGCGGTGGAGGCCCTCCTATCAGCCGACTCAGCCTCCCGCAAGCAGGAGGTGCAGGCCTGGGATGGGGAAGTGCGACAGGTGTCTAAGCATGCCTTCAACCTCAAGCAGCTGGACAACCCTGCTCGGATCCCTCCCTG TGGCTGGAAGTGCTCCAAGTGCGACATGCGGGAGAACCTGTGGCTCAACCTCACGGATGGCTCCATCCTGTGTGGCCGGCGCTACTTCGACGGCAGCGGGGGCAACAACCACGCTGTGGAGCACTTCCGGGAGACGGGCTACCCCCTGGCCGTCAAGCTGGGCACCATCACTCCCGACGGAGCTG ATGTGTACTCATACGACGAGGACGACATGGTCCTGGATCCCAATCTGGCCGAGCACCTGTCCCACTTTGGTATCGACATGCTGAAGATGCAGAAG ACGGACAAGACGATGACGGAGCTGGAGATAGACATGAACCAGCGCATCGGTGAGTGGGAGCTGATCCAGGAGTCAGCGGTGCCGCTCAAGCCGCTGTCCGGGCCCGGCTACACTGGCATCCGCAACCTGGGCAACAGCTGCTACCTCAACTCGGTGGTCCAGGTGCTCTTCAGCATCCCCGACTTCCAGAGGAA GTACGTGGATAAGCTGGAAAAGATCTTCCAGAATGCCCCAACGGACCCCACCCAGGACTTCAGCACCCAGGT GGCCAAGCTGGGCCACGGGCTGCTCTCGGGGGAGTATTCCAAGCCAGCACCAGAGTCGGGCGATGGGGAGCAGGTAACAGAGCAGAAG GAAGTCCAAGATGGCATTGCCCCTCGGATGTTCAAGGCCCTCATTGGCAAGGGTCACCCCGAGTTCTCCACCAACCGGCAGCAGGATGCCCAAGAGTTCTTCCTGCACCTTATCAACATGGTGGAG AGGAATTGCCGGAGCTCCGAAAATCCTAATGAAGTGTTCCGCTTCCTGGTGGAGGAAAAGATCAAGTGCCTGGCCACAGAGAAGGTGAAGTACACCCAGCGAGTGGACTACATCATGCAGCTGCCTGTGCCCATGGACGCGGCCCTGAACAAAG AGGAGCTTCTGGAGTATGAGGAGAAGAAGCGGCAAGCTGAAGAGGAGAAGCTGCCTCTGCCTGAGCTGGTTCGGGCCCAGGTGCCCTTTAGCTCCTGCCTGGAGGCCTACGGCGCCCCCGAGCAGGTGGACGACTTCTGGAGCACGGCCCTGCAGGCCAAGTCAGTCGCCGTCAA GACCACACGATTTGCCTCATTCCCCGACTACCTGGTCATCCAGATCAAGAAGTTCACCTTCGGCTTGGACTGGGTGCCCAAGAAACTGG ATGTGTCCATCGAGATGCCCGAGGAGCTAGACATCTCCCAGCTGAGGGGCACAGGGCTGCAGCCTGGAGAGGAGGAGCTGCCCGACATTGCCCCACCCCTGGTCACTCCGGATGAGCCCAAAGGTAGCCTTGGTTTCTATGGCAACGAAGACGAAGACTCCTTCTGCTCCCCTCACTTCTCCTCTCCGACAT CGCCCATGTTGGATGAGTCGGTCATCATCCAGCTAGTGGAGATGGGCTTCCCCATGGACGCCTGCCGCAAAGCCGTCTACTACACCGGCAACAGCGGGGCCGAGGCCGCCATGAACTGGGTCATGTCACACATGGACGACCCGG ATTTTGCAAACCCCCTCATCCTGCCTGGCTCCAGCGGGCCTGGCTCCACGAGTGCAGCCGCTGACCCCCCGCCGGAGGACTGTGTGACCACCATCGTCTCCATGGGCTTCTCCCGGGACCAGGCCCTGAAAGCCCTGCGGGCCACG aaCAACGGTTTAGAACGGGCTGTGGACTGGATCTTCAGTCACATCGATGACCTGGACGCAGAAGCTGCCATGGACATCTCAGAGGGCCGCTCGGCTGCCGACTCCATCTCCGAGTCCATACCAGTGGGACCTAAAGTCCGGGATGGTCCTGGAA
- the USP5 gene encoding ubiquitin carboxyl-terminal hydrolase 5 isoform X2, producing MAELSEEALLSVLPTIRVPKAGDRVHKDECAFSFDTPESEGGLYICMNTFLGFGKQYVERHFNKTGQRVYLHLRRTRRPKEEDATAGTGDPPRKKPTRLAIGVEGGFDLNEEKFEYDEDVKIVILPDYLEIARDGLGGLPDIVRDRVTSAVEALLSADSASRKQEVQAWDGEVRQVSKHAFNLKQLDNPARIPPCGWKCSKCDMRENLWLNLTDGSILCGRRYFDGSGGNNHAVEHFRETGYPLAVKLGTITPDGADVYSYDEDDMVLDPNLAEHLSHFGIDMLKMQKTDKTMTELEIDMNQRIGEWELIQESAVPLKPLSGPGYTGIRNLGNSCYLNSVVQVLFSIPDFQRKYVDKLEKIFQNAPTDPTQDFSTQVAKLGHGLLSGEYSKPAPESGDGEQEVQDGIAPRMFKALIGKGHPEFSTNRQQDAQEFFLHLINMVERNCRSSENPNEVFRFLVEEKIKCLATEKVKYTQRVDYIMQLPVPMDAALNKEELLEYEEKKRQAEEEKLPLPELVRAQVPFSSCLEAYGAPEQVDDFWSTALQAKSVAVKTTRFASFPDYLVIQIKKFTFGLDWVPKKLDVSIEMPEELDISQLRGTGLQPGEEELPDIAPPLVTPDEPKGSLGFYGNEDEDSFCSPHFSSPTSPMLDESVIIQLVEMGFPMDACRKAVYYTGNSGAEAAMNWVMSHMDDPDFANPLILPGSSGPGSTSAAADPPPEDCVTTIVSMGFSRDQALKALRATNNGLERAVDWIFSHIDDLDAEAAMDISEGRSAADSISESIPVGPKVRDGPGKYQLFAFISHMGTSTMCGHYVCHIKKEGRWVIYNDQKVCASEKPPKDLGYIYFYQRVAS from the exons ATGGCGGAGCTGAGTGAGGAGGCGCTGCTGTCAGTATTACCGACGATCCGGGTCCCCAAGGCTGGAGACCGGGTCCACAAAGACGAGTGCGCCTTCTCCTTCGACACACCG GAGTCTGAGGGTGGCCTCTACATCTGCATGAACACATTCCTgggctttggaaaacagtatgtggAGAGACATTTTAACAAGACTGGCCAGCGCGTCTACCTGCACCTCCGGCGGACCCGGCGCCCG AAAGAGGAAGATGCGACCGCAGGCACTGGAGACCCTCCCCGCAAGAAACCCACCCGACTGGCCATCG GTGTCGAAGGCGGGTTTGACCTCAACGAGGAGAAGTTTGAATACGATGAGGATGTAAAGATCGTCATTCTGCCGGATTACCTGGAAATAGCCCGGGATGGGCTAGGGGGACTGCCCGACATTGTCAGAGATCGG GTGACCAGCGCGGTGGAGGCCCTCCTATCAGCCGACTCAGCCTCCCGCAAGCAGGAGGTGCAGGCCTGGGATGGGGAAGTGCGACAGGTGTCTAAGCATGCCTTCAACCTCAAGCAGCTGGACAACCCTGCTCGGATCCCTCCCTG TGGCTGGAAGTGCTCCAAGTGCGACATGCGGGAGAACCTGTGGCTCAACCTCACGGATGGCTCCATCCTGTGTGGCCGGCGCTACTTCGACGGCAGCGGGGGCAACAACCACGCTGTGGAGCACTTCCGGGAGACGGGCTACCCCCTGGCCGTCAAGCTGGGCACCATCACTCCCGACGGAGCTG ATGTGTACTCATACGACGAGGACGACATGGTCCTGGATCCCAATCTGGCCGAGCACCTGTCCCACTTTGGTATCGACATGCTGAAGATGCAGAAG ACGGACAAGACGATGACGGAGCTGGAGATAGACATGAACCAGCGCATCGGTGAGTGGGAGCTGATCCAGGAGTCAGCGGTGCCGCTCAAGCCGCTGTCCGGGCCCGGCTACACTGGCATCCGCAACCTGGGCAACAGCTGCTACCTCAACTCGGTGGTCCAGGTGCTCTTCAGCATCCCCGACTTCCAGAGGAA GTACGTGGATAAGCTGGAAAAGATCTTCCAGAATGCCCCAACGGACCCCACCCAGGACTTCAGCACCCAGGT GGCCAAGCTGGGCCACGGGCTGCTCTCGGGGGAGTATTCCAAGCCAGCACCAGAGTCGGGCGATGGGGAGCAG GAAGTCCAAGATGGCATTGCCCCTCGGATGTTCAAGGCCCTCATTGGCAAGGGTCACCCCGAGTTCTCCACCAACCGGCAGCAGGATGCCCAAGAGTTCTTCCTGCACCTTATCAACATGGTGGAG AGGAATTGCCGGAGCTCCGAAAATCCTAATGAAGTGTTCCGCTTCCTGGTGGAGGAAAAGATCAAGTGCCTGGCCACAGAGAAGGTGAAGTACACCCAGCGAGTGGACTACATCATGCAGCTGCCTGTGCCCATGGACGCGGCCCTGAACAAAG AGGAGCTTCTGGAGTATGAGGAGAAGAAGCGGCAAGCTGAAGAGGAGAAGCTGCCTCTGCCTGAGCTGGTTCGGGCCCAGGTGCCCTTTAGCTCCTGCCTGGAGGCCTACGGCGCCCCCGAGCAGGTGGACGACTTCTGGAGCACGGCCCTGCAGGCCAAGTCAGTCGCCGTCAA GACCACACGATTTGCCTCATTCCCCGACTACCTGGTCATCCAGATCAAGAAGTTCACCTTCGGCTTGGACTGGGTGCCCAAGAAACTGG ATGTGTCCATCGAGATGCCCGAGGAGCTAGACATCTCCCAGCTGAGGGGCACAGGGCTGCAGCCTGGAGAGGAGGAGCTGCCCGACATTGCCCCACCCCTGGTCACTCCGGATGAGCCCAAAGGTAGCCTTGGTTTCTATGGCAACGAAGACGAAGACTCCTTCTGCTCCCCTCACTTCTCCTCTCCGACAT CGCCCATGTTGGATGAGTCGGTCATCATCCAGCTAGTGGAGATGGGCTTCCCCATGGACGCCTGCCGCAAAGCCGTCTACTACACCGGCAACAGCGGGGCCGAGGCCGCCATGAACTGGGTCATGTCACACATGGACGACCCGG ATTTTGCAAACCCCCTCATCCTGCCTGGCTCCAGCGGGCCTGGCTCCACGAGTGCAGCCGCTGACCCCCCGCCGGAGGACTGTGTGACCACCATCGTCTCCATGGGCTTCTCCCGGGACCAGGCCCTGAAAGCCCTGCGGGCCACG aaCAACGGTTTAGAACGGGCTGTGGACTGGATCTTCAGTCACATCGATGACCTGGACGCAGAAGCTGCCATGGACATCTCAGAGGGCCGCTCGGCTGCCGACTCCATCTCCGAGTCCATACCAGTGGGACCTAAAGTCCGGGATGGTCCTGGAA